The proteins below are encoded in one region of Nitrospira sp.:
- the modA gene encoding molybdate ABC transporter substrate-binding protein: protein MSHRGGKVRIILFASLLMLSMGTATPVWAQPEPLTIAAANSLRDAFRKILPLFETQHPEFAVRVVYGPSQTLRAQIEQGAPVDVFLPSSVEEINRLEQKGLVIGGSRRVYASTSLTFITSIALPTPERSIGDLKTMDFRRIAIGDPKTSSVGRVAAQFLKLRGLEPKRGSQYVYGQHSRAVVDLVASGEADVGIVYRTDAVPHAKIRVLDIMPADPFPSVHYGVAAVWTAKNVSGAETFMKFLITPHVQSVLQEFGFDPVKGEAGKAQHQEVSP from the coding sequence ATGTCGCACCGCGGTGGGAAGGTGAGAATAATTCTCTTCGCCAGCCTGCTGATGCTGAGCATGGGGACGGCCACACCCGTTTGGGCACAGCCGGAGCCTCTGACGATTGCGGCGGCCAATAGCCTCCGCGATGCGTTTCGTAAAATATTGCCGCTCTTCGAGACCCAACATCCTGAGTTTGCCGTCCGCGTCGTCTATGGGCCTTCACAAACCCTGCGCGCACAGATTGAACAGGGTGCACCCGTGGATGTGTTTCTTCCGTCGTCGGTCGAAGAAATCAATCGATTGGAACAGAAGGGGCTCGTGATTGGAGGGAGCAGGCGCGTCTATGCCTCCACGTCGTTGACATTCATCACCAGCATCGCACTGCCGACCCCGGAGCGCTCGATCGGGGACCTCAAGACCATGGATTTCCGCCGGATCGCTATTGGCGACCCTAAGACATCTTCGGTGGGACGAGTCGCGGCACAGTTTCTGAAGTTGCGGGGGCTCGAACCAAAACGCGGATCGCAGTATGTGTACGGACAACACTCACGGGCCGTCGTCGATCTAGTGGCCAGCGGGGAAGCGGATGTAGGGATCGTATACCGGACTGATGCCGTGCCACATGCGAAAATCCGTGTGCTCGACATCATGCCAGCGGACCCTTTCCCGTCGGTGCACTATGGGGTCGCCGCGGTGTGGACCGCCAAAAACGTCTCCGGCGCCGAAACTTTCATGAAATTTCTGATCACACCGCACGTTCAGAGTGTCTTACAAGAGTTTGGATTTGACCCGGTGAAGGGTGAGGCCGGGAAGGCACAGCATCAGGAGGTGAGCCCATGA
- a CDS encoding membrane protein, giving the protein MLARILRLSAKPGRASRVPLGASHAAIALATVMFGWAASGCVPLVVGAAGGVAGAVYVMGKLTDELPHDVPTVHRATVLALKDLDLTPSEDRVDKLSAHVESVFADGERVWIDLDTVMDSHTSLTIRVGLTGNETRARRIHDAIKRHLPGGSTPS; this is encoded by the coding sequence ATGCTCGCTCGAATTCTTCGTCTGTCGGCAAAGCCTGGTCGTGCCTCGAGAGTCCCCCTTGGTGCTTCCCATGCGGCCATCGCGCTGGCGACCGTCATGTTTGGCTGGGCAGCGTCTGGCTGTGTGCCTCTGGTCGTCGGAGCGGCCGGGGGTGTGGCTGGCGCCGTCTACGTCATGGGAAAGTTGACCGATGAACTTCCACACGACGTTCCCACCGTGCATCGCGCAACGGTCCTGGCCCTGAAGGATCTCGATCTCACGCCGTCGGAAGATCGCGTCGACAAGCTGTCGGCCCATGTAGAATCGGTCTTCGCAGACGGCGAACGCGTGTGGATTGATTTGGACACGGTCATGGACTCGCATACGTCACTGACGATACGGGTGGGTCTGACCGGCAATGAAACGCGTGCCCGCCGGATTCATGACGCTATCAAGCGTCATTTACCAGGGGGTTCCACGCCCTCATAG
- a CDS encoding molybdate ABC transporter substrate-binding protein codes for MKVLTTWGAPFKWCRLIIALLVSVTACPWAAAAGDLTIAAASDLNFAFKELVGAYEKKAGGHVKLSLGSSGNFYSQIRNGAPFDVYFSADIAYPRKLEEAGLTVPGTLYRYAIGRIVVWAPSQSPLAVETQGIQVLLDPSVRKIAIANPKHAPYGRAAVGALEHFKLRERVSDKLVLGENISQTAQFVQSRAADIGIIALSLALAPAMKERGKYWEIPTNAHPPLEQGVVVLKSSTNQDGAKAFLDFLRSEEGQTIMKRYGFVLPS; via the coding sequence ATGAAGGTTCTAACAACATGGGGGGCGCCGTTCAAGTGGTGCCGGCTCATTATCGCGCTGCTGGTCTCAGTGACGGCCTGTCCATGGGCGGCGGCCGCCGGCGATCTCACGATTGCAGCGGCGTCCGACCTGAATTTTGCCTTCAAGGAACTGGTGGGAGCTTACGAGAAGAAGGCCGGCGGACACGTGAAGCTCAGTCTGGGTTCCTCAGGGAATTTTTACTCGCAGATTAGGAACGGAGCCCCGTTCGATGTGTACTTCTCTGCCGATATCGCCTACCCAAGGAAGTTGGAGGAAGCGGGGCTCACCGTACCGGGCACTTTGTATCGATATGCGATCGGGCGCATTGTCGTATGGGCTCCCTCGCAATCGCCGCTTGCCGTGGAGACACAGGGTATACAGGTGCTGCTCGATCCGTCGGTGCGTAAAATCGCCATCGCCAATCCCAAACATGCGCCGTACGGCCGTGCGGCCGTCGGCGCGCTCGAGCATTTCAAGCTGCGCGAGCGTGTCAGTGATAAGCTGGTGCTCGGCGAGAACATCTCCCAGACGGCTCAGTTCGTACAGTCTCGGGCTGCTGACATCGGAATCATTGCACTGTCCTTGGCGTTGGCTCCGGCGATGAAGGAACGCGGCAAGTACTGGGAGATTCCGACCAATGCGCATCCGCCTCTCGAACAGGGGGTGGTCGTGCTCAAGAGCAGTACGAACCAGGACGGGGCGAAGGCCTTTCTCGACTTTCTTCGTAGCGAAGAGGGACAAACTATCATGAAGCGATACGGATTCGTGCTGCCGTCTTAG
- a CDS encoding transporter, protein MKLSARNQFQGTVSKITEGQAMAEITVKVGNLEFVSAITEGSVKSMGLKNGDAVTVAIKATEVMIGK, encoded by the coding sequence GTGAAACTCAGCGCACGCAATCAGTTTCAAGGGACTGTCAGCAAGATCACCGAGGGGCAGGCCATGGCCGAGATCACGGTGAAGGTCGGGAATCTGGAATTCGTCTCGGCCATCACGGAGGGATCGGTAAAGAGCATGGGGTTAAAGAATGGCGATGCCGTCACGGTTGCGATCAAGGCCACGGAAGTGATGATCGGAAAGTAA
- a CDS encoding sulfate ABC transporter ATP-binding protein, translated as MAAEITLDFRKSFRERLTIDARLQVSLTPPSVLILFGPSGSGKTTVLRCVAGLERPDEGNIGFDGESWFDAKRGLLVPPQKRGLGFMSQDYSLFPHCSVARNLEFGLGDVTKRERGIRVADTLKLLHIEDLADRRPSELSGGQQQRVALARAIVRHPRLLLLDEPLSALDGPMRARVCVELRNLLHKLAIPAIVVTHDWAEALALGDHMAVMSHGRFVQQGSPQSVFSHPVDQEVARVVGVETVLPGQIIGEADGLVTVEVQGQRLTAIATEQRGPDVFVCIRAEDVMLELAGQGPTSARNHVIGTVAHLQSVGALARVQIDCGFLLTALITRSALLELGLKPGMSVQAAIKAGAIHLISH; from the coding sequence ATGGCCGCAGAAATAACGCTCGATTTTCGGAAGTCCTTCCGTGAGCGACTGACCATCGACGCTCGGCTGCAGGTCTCGCTGACGCCTCCATCCGTCCTCATTCTCTTTGGCCCCTCCGGATCTGGAAAAACCACGGTGCTGAGATGCGTAGCCGGCTTGGAACGGCCCGACGAAGGGAACATAGGATTCGACGGCGAGAGTTGGTTCGATGCCAAGCGCGGGCTTCTTGTCCCGCCACAAAAACGTGGATTGGGGTTCATGTCGCAGGACTATTCCTTGTTCCCACATTGTTCCGTGGCCAGAAACTTGGAGTTTGGATTAGGCGACGTGACAAAGCGTGAACGGGGGATTCGCGTTGCTGATACGTTGAAACTCCTGCACATCGAGGATCTCGCCGACCGCCGCCCGAGCGAACTCTCCGGAGGGCAGCAACAACGGGTGGCGCTGGCTCGGGCCATCGTTCGTCATCCTCGGCTTCTTCTCCTCGATGAGCCACTGTCCGCGCTGGATGGGCCGATGCGCGCTCGCGTGTGCGTTGAGTTGAGGAACCTGCTTCACAAGCTTGCGATTCCGGCCATCGTGGTGACACACGATTGGGCTGAGGCTCTCGCCTTGGGCGACCACATGGCGGTGATGAGCCATGGTCGGTTTGTTCAACAGGGGAGCCCCCAGAGCGTCTTCAGCCATCCCGTGGATCAGGAAGTCGCGCGCGTCGTGGGAGTTGAGACGGTGCTACCGGGGCAAATAATCGGAGAGGCTGATGGACTCGTGACGGTCGAGGTTCAGGGCCAGCGGCTCACGGCGATCGCCACCGAACAGCGGGGACCCGACGTGTTCGTGTGCATCAGGGCGGAGGACGTCATGCTGGAGCTCGCGGGGCAGGGTCCAACCAGCGCGCGTAACCATGTGATCGGTACGGTGGCGCATTTGCAATCGGTTGGTGCCTTGGCCCGAGTCCAAATCGATTGTGGCTTTTTGCTCACGGCGCTCATCACTCGGTCCGCGTTACTTGAACTCGGTCTTAAACCGGGGATGTCGGTTCAGGCGGCCATCAAGGCGGGCGCGATCCATCTCATCTCCCACTAG
- the slyD gene encoding peptidyl-prolyl cis-trans isomerase produces the protein MQISTGKQVSFEYTLKLDDQSVVDTNVGKEPLTYTHGGERLIHGLQKGLEGMTAGDTRTVTVSPDEGYGGVDPEAFREVDKELVPETARKVGAQLQGKTQEGKEVFPRVAEVKGEKIILDFNHPLAGKTLHFDVKVLNVSQG, from the coding sequence ATGCAGATTTCAACCGGAAAGCAAGTGAGCTTCGAGTATACGTTGAAGTTGGACGATCAGTCCGTCGTGGACACGAACGTGGGCAAGGAACCATTGACGTACACGCATGGTGGTGAACGACTGATACACGGCTTACAAAAAGGTTTGGAGGGGATGACCGCCGGGGATACCAGAACCGTCACGGTTTCGCCCGACGAAGGTTATGGAGGAGTCGACCCAGAAGCGTTCCGTGAGGTGGACAAGGAACTGGTTCCTGAAACAGCGAGAAAGGTAGGGGCACAATTGCAGGGTAAGACGCAAGAGGGCAAAGAGGTCTTCCCGAGGGTGGCTGAGGTGAAAGGGGAGAAGATCATACTTGACTTTAATCATCCCCTGGCAGGAAAGACGTTACACTTCGATGTGAAAGTATTGAATGTCTCTCAGGGCTAA
- the modA gene encoding molybdate ABC transporter substrate-binding protein, translating into MKRNGLTVSLAVQLVIVTLWSGMPFAAERETLVIAASPSLTAPLRALAEGYEQTHPQVHVRLHFDNGLKLRGMIAGMQNSPSGKFGIEKGPIHLVAPGGDELIARLESKYYVLPGTKHEYAEERVVLVVPESLVDAPNSFESLVQSKHLRVAIADPERTNLGAQTQGILDAYGIRGKVALHEASDFRGVLDHMLRGDADAGIIYMHQAVKEQERVRIAAVADRGYRPIVHSMAMERYCPNRALCKDFLAYVQSSEGQQCVRLTGYAAPSGIKNLVATPQKE; encoded by the coding sequence ATGAAGCGCAATGGGCTCACAGTATCGCTTGCGGTCCAACTTGTGATCGTGACCTTGTGGAGTGGAATGCCCTTCGCAGCCGAGCGGGAGACGCTGGTGATCGCGGCCTCGCCGAGCCTGACCGCTCCGCTCAGGGCGCTTGCTGAGGGCTATGAACAGACCCATCCCCAGGTTCATGTACGTCTCCATTTCGACAATGGCCTTAAACTGAGGGGGATGATCGCGGGCATGCAAAATAGTCCATCCGGGAAATTTGGCATCGAGAAGGGGCCGATCCATCTCGTGGCTCCCGGTGGAGACGAACTGATCGCCAGACTCGAATCGAAGTATTATGTGCTGCCCGGGACCAAGCACGAGTACGCAGAAGAGCGGGTGGTGCTCGTCGTGCCGGAATCATTGGTGGACGCTCCCAATTCCTTTGAATCCCTCGTTCAATCCAAACACCTTCGGGTTGCGATTGCGGATCCGGAGCGGACGAACTTGGGCGCCCAGACGCAGGGGATCTTGGATGCCTATGGAATTAGAGGGAAGGTCGCGCTTCACGAGGCCAGTGATTTTCGAGGCGTATTGGACCACATGCTACGGGGGGATGCCGACGCGGGGATCATCTACATGCATCAGGCCGTCAAGGAGCAGGAACGCGTCCGGATCGCGGCGGTCGCTGACCGGGGTTATCGGCCAATCGTCCATTCCATGGCAATGGAGCGCTACTGTCCGAACCGAGCACTATGCAAAGATTTTCTGGCCTATGTCCAATCCTCCGAGGGACAGCAATGCGTCCGGCTGACAGGGTACGCGGCCCCATCCGGTATCAAGAACCTGGTCGCAACTCCTCAAAAGGAGTGA
- the modC gene encoding molybdenum ABC transporter permease subunit, whose translation MNWSAIRLTLELAVLTASILMLIGLPLAYWLTFSRRRWTFLVESVVALPLVLPPTVLGFYILVAIGPQSPLGRFYEQIVGHPLPFTFEGLLFASVLYSLPFAVQPFASAFEQVDRRLIEASWTLGVSKLATFVKLVLPLSTAGLVTGFVLSFAHTLGEFGVVLMVGGNIEGITRTVSIEIYDDVQSLNYSAAATTAAFLLAISYLVLLGVYGLNRRMWAAWPQK comes from the coding sequence GTGAATTGGTCGGCCATTCGTCTCACCCTTGAACTGGCGGTCTTGACGGCGTCGATCTTGATGCTGATCGGATTGCCGCTCGCGTATTGGCTTACCTTCTCGCGCCGTCGTTGGACGTTCCTGGTCGAGTCGGTCGTCGCGCTGCCACTGGTGCTGCCTCCGACTGTCCTGGGGTTTTACATCCTGGTGGCCATCGGTCCCCAAAGTCCCCTCGGTCGGTTCTACGAGCAGATTGTCGGTCATCCGCTTCCCTTTACGTTCGAAGGACTCTTGTTTGCCTCGGTCCTATACAGTCTCCCCTTCGCGGTGCAACCCTTTGCGTCTGCATTTGAACAAGTCGATCGGCGATTGATCGAGGCATCCTGGACTCTTGGCGTCTCGAAGCTGGCCACGTTCGTGAAGCTGGTATTGCCGCTCTCCACCGCCGGGCTCGTCACGGGCTTCGTTTTGAGCTTCGCGCACACACTCGGTGAGTTTGGTGTAGTCCTAATGGTCGGGGGAAACATCGAGGGGATCACGCGGACCGTTTCGATCGAGATCTATGACGACGTGCAGTCCTTGAACTATTCAGCCGCGGCGACGACCGCGGCCTTCCTCTTGGCGATTTCCTATCTCGTCCTGCTCGGAGTGTATGGCCTCAATCGAAGAATGTGGGCGGCATGGCCGCAGAAATAA
- a CDS encoding ABC transporter — protein MTHGLLSLLNGRPRLRSRSSQVPSSEALWALKDVSFTIHRGEVVGIIGRNGSGKSTLLKLLSRVTEPTTGRATVHGRVGSLLEVGTGFHPELSGRDNVYLSGSILGMSREEIDRKFRQIAEFSGVQDFLDTPVKRFSSGMYVRLAFAVGAYLEPDILLVDEALAVGDLEFQRKCMEKMRRIGDQGQTVILVSHNMEATARLCHRVIHLDRGRIVADGPAQKVVAEYLHGGSGSWSQRVWAEDEAPGDETVQLGAVRIMSAQEGLADTIDVRDCLTVEMEYNVLKSDHPIVPSVTIRNEHGLDVFETFDLDPEWRGVTRPPGRYVGRVRIPGNLLTEGTYYVSPGCFRLRPFQIHFFEPQAAAFHVVDRVEGDSARGDFTGHMRGIVRPLLKWSNEYDPSQGRSRPCIVEVSD, from the coding sequence GTGACGCACGGGCTCCTGTCATTATTGAACGGACGCCCGCGGCTGCGTAGCCGCAGCTCTCAGGTTCCTTCAAGCGAGGCGCTGTGGGCACTGAAGGATGTCTCGTTCACGATTCACCGAGGGGAGGTTGTCGGAATCATTGGCCGTAACGGTTCGGGTAAGAGCACGCTCCTAAAGCTCTTATCCCGTGTGACCGAGCCCACGACCGGTCGCGCGACCGTACATGGACGGGTCGGAAGCCTGCTCGAAGTTGGAACCGGATTTCATCCTGAATTGAGCGGCCGGGATAACGTCTATTTGAGCGGATCGATACTGGGCATGAGCCGTGAGGAGATCGACCGCAAATTCCGTCAGATCGCGGAGTTTTCCGGTGTTCAGGATTTTCTGGACACACCAGTAAAGCGATTTTCAAGCGGCATGTATGTTCGCCTGGCCTTTGCGGTCGGCGCGTATCTCGAGCCCGACATCCTGTTGGTCGACGAGGCGCTTGCGGTTGGCGATCTGGAGTTTCAGCGCAAGTGTATGGAAAAGATGCGCCGTATCGGCGATCAGGGGCAGACCGTCATTCTAGTGTCGCACAATATGGAAGCGACTGCTCGGCTGTGCCACCGAGTCATTCATTTGGATCGAGGCCGGATTGTGGCCGATGGTCCGGCGCAAAAAGTGGTGGCGGAGTATCTGCACGGAGGGTCTGGGTCGTGGTCACAGCGGGTCTGGGCCGAGGACGAGGCCCCCGGCGACGAGACGGTGCAATTAGGTGCAGTGCGAATTATGAGTGCGCAGGAGGGACTTGCGGACACGATCGACGTCAGGGACTGCCTGACCGTGGAAATGGAGTACAACGTGCTCAAGAGCGATCATCCGATCGTACCCAGCGTGACGATCCGAAATGAGCACGGATTGGACGTGTTCGAGACGTTCGATCTGGACCCGGAGTGGCGCGGGGTGACTCGTCCTCCTGGTCGCTATGTTGGTCGCGTGCGGATTCCGGGGAATCTGCTGACGGAGGGCACGTATTATGTCAGCCCGGGGTGTTTCCGGTTGAGGCCGTTTCAGATCCATTTCTTTGAGCCTCAGGCGGCCGCCTTTCATGTGGTGGATCGGGTCGAGGGCGATTCTGCGCGCGGCGATTTCACCGGACACATGCGCGGGATCGTGCGTCCGCTCCTCAAATGGTCAAATGAATACGACCCCTCACAAGGACGATCCCGCCCGTGCATCGTCGAAGTGAGCGACTAG
- the trmL gene encoding tRNA (cytidine(34)-2'-O)-methyltransferase — protein sequence MERIRMFEIVLFEPEIPPNTGNIIRLCANTGANLHLIKPMGFSLEDRLLRRAGLDYHEYANVIVHDTWNDYARTAKEHRHFAVTVRGTRRYDHVAYRPGDAFVFGPETCGLPAETLNRFSESERLRVPMAERSRSINLCNAVAVVLYEALRQLDFGSYR from the coding sequence TTGGAGCGCATCCGCATGTTCGAGATTGTGCTGTTTGAACCTGAAATTCCTCCGAACACGGGCAACATTATCCGCCTGTGCGCCAATACAGGTGCGAACCTTCATCTCATCAAGCCGATGGGATTCAGCCTCGAAGATCGGCTCCTGCGTCGAGCAGGGCTGGATTATCACGAATACGCGAATGTCATTGTCCATGACACGTGGAACGACTACGCGAGGACCGCAAAAGAACATCGCCATTTTGCCGTCACGGTCAGAGGAACACGACGCTATGATCACGTCGCCTATAGACCCGGTGACGCGTTTGTGTTCGGGCCTGAGACGTGCGGCTTACCCGCGGAAACATTGAACCGGTTCTCAGAATCCGAGCGACTGCGCGTGCCGATGGCAGAGCGCAGCCGGAGCATCAATCTGTGCAATGCCGTCGCCGTCGTACTGTACGAAGCGTTACGGCAACTTGACTTCGGTTCCTACCGATAA
- a CDS encoding TetR family transcriptional regulator — protein sequence MAGLSKGSFYHFFDSKESLGLAVLDSYYEDRVGRLAAGRYAREANPLQRANGFLEHASRIATDLWATGCLLANLAADRGGSSRVISNALKKRTSELRGLLADLLSPFATTEVPAADLAEQFLVCIEGSIVLARIYDDPGYLRRGLEQFQRCLTKSGGREA from the coding sequence ATGGCGGGGTTGAGCAAAGGCAGCTTCTACCACTTCTTTGACAGCAAAGAGTCCCTCGGCCTCGCGGTTTTGGACAGCTACTACGAAGATCGAGTGGGGCGCTTGGCTGCCGGGCGCTATGCTCGCGAAGCCAATCCACTTCAGCGGGCAAACGGCTTCTTGGAGCATGCGTCTCGTATTGCCACAGACTTATGGGCAACCGGATGCCTGCTAGCCAACCTCGCGGCTGACCGAGGCGGATCGAGTCGCGTCATATCGAATGCACTCAAGAAGCGAACGAGCGAGCTACGGGGGTTGCTTGCGGACCTGCTCAGTCCCTTCGCGACGACAGAGGTTCCCGCAGCCGACTTGGCGGAGCAGTTCCTTGTCTGCATTGAGGGGTCCATCGTGCTGGCACGCATCTACGACGATCCGGGGTATTTGCGACGGGGGCTGGAGCAATTTCAACGCTGCCTCACCAAGAGCGGAGGACGCGAAGCATGA
- the prfC gene encoding peptide chain release factor 3, with protein MAMVHCRTFMTSDLTDQGELAAATAKRRTFAIISHPDAGKTTLTEKLLLYSGLIRTAGMVRGRKGGKATSSDWMAMEQERGISITASAMQFPYKGAIINLLDTPGHQDFSEDTYRTLTAADSAIMVIDAAKGVEAQTRKLFAVCRLRKIPVLTLINKMDLPGRPPLDLMTEVEEALEIHASAMNWPVGSGSDFTGIVDRGDTRVHLFQRTAPGGAAKAALETMTLDEVAQSGRVAADVVEQVRHDLELIDIAGNPFAREPFLTGDVTPVFFASALTNFGIETFLDAFVRLAPSPGARLAERLDGTDFSVDPITTPFSAYVFKLQANMNPKHRDSTAFLRVCSGRFERDMVVLHHRLGKEVRLSRPHSLVAQDRTTVEVAFPGDIIGIINPSVFAIGDTVSVEGGFNFKPLPQFQPEVFARIRPSDVGKRKAFDKGMSQMAQEGTVQIMRSHNELESFVAAVGRLQFDVLQFRLREEYRVETVLEPLPYTCSAWLDGDPATFKPPSTSMVVKDQRGRLVVLFADQVMKNIARKVNPDHVLLDMG; from the coding sequence GTGGCTATGGTACACTGCCGGACTTTTATGACGAGTGATTTGACGGACCAGGGCGAATTAGCGGCGGCAACTGCGAAGCGACGAACCTTTGCCATTATTAGCCATCCGGATGCGGGAAAGACGACGCTGACGGAGAAGCTGTTGTTGTATTCGGGTTTGATCCGTACCGCTGGAATGGTGCGTGGGCGAAAGGGCGGCAAAGCCACTTCCTCGGACTGGATGGCCATGGAGCAGGAGCGAGGTATCTCGATCACAGCGTCCGCCATGCAGTTTCCGTATAAGGGTGCCATCATCAACCTGCTGGATACGCCAGGGCACCAAGACTTCTCGGAAGATACGTACCGAACCCTCACTGCGGCTGACAGCGCCATCATGGTGATCGATGCGGCCAAAGGAGTAGAGGCCCAAACCCGCAAGCTATTCGCCGTGTGTCGGCTGCGAAAAATTCCCGTGCTGACTCTGATTAACAAGATGGACCTACCCGGGCGCCCGCCGCTGGACCTGATGACCGAAGTAGAAGAAGCACTGGAAATTCATGCCAGTGCCATGAACTGGCCGGTGGGATCCGGGAGCGACTTCACCGGCATCGTTGATCGAGGCGACACTCGGGTGCACCTCTTCCAGAGGACCGCGCCGGGCGGGGCCGCCAAAGCGGCCCTCGAAACGATGACCTTGGATGAGGTGGCGCAGAGCGGACGTGTGGCCGCGGACGTGGTGGAGCAAGTACGGCACGACTTGGAATTGATCGACATTGCCGGCAATCCATTTGCCCGTGAGCCGTTTCTCACCGGTGACGTGACGCCCGTCTTTTTCGCCTCCGCGCTCACGAACTTCGGTATCGAGACGTTTTTGGATGCGTTCGTACGGCTGGCACCCAGTCCCGGCGCTCGTTTGGCTGAGCGGCTGGACGGGACCGACTTCTCGGTGGATCCGATTACGACGCCGTTCAGCGCCTATGTATTTAAACTGCAGGCGAACATGAATCCCAAGCACCGGGACAGTACAGCGTTTCTCCGTGTCTGTTCGGGTCGCTTCGAGCGGGACATGGTGGTCCTGCATCATCGGCTGGGAAAGGAGGTCCGCCTGTCGAGGCCACACAGCCTGGTGGCCCAGGACCGAACGACGGTAGAAGTGGCATTTCCTGGGGACATCATCGGGATCATCAATCCGAGCGTCTTCGCAATCGGCGATACCGTCTCGGTTGAGGGCGGCTTCAATTTCAAACCGTTGCCGCAGTTCCAACCCGAGGTCTTTGCGCGCATCCGTCCGAGTGACGTTGGAAAGCGAAAGGCCTTTGACAAAGGGATGTCCCAAATGGCGCAGGAAGGGACGGTGCAAATCATGCGAAGTCACAACGAATTGGAGTCGTTTGTGGCTGCGGTGGGGCGTCTCCAGTTCGATGTCCTGCAATTTCGCTTGCGCGAGGAATATCGCGTCGAAACGGTACTCGAGCCGTTGCCGTATACTTGCAGCGCCTGGCTCGATGGCGATCCGGCGACGTTCAAGCCCCCCAGTACCTCGATGGTGGTGAAGGACCAGCGGGGCCGATTGGTCGTCTTGTTTGCCGACCAGGTGATGAAGAACATCGCTCGGAAGGTCAATCCTGATCACGTCTTGTTGGACATGGGATAG